From one Methanorbis furvi genomic stretch:
- a CDS encoding DHA2 family efflux MFS transporter permease subunit yields the protein MSKSTANTAATCGVGLLIFVVALAAFMSALDGTIVNIAIPTISEIFNLSASSVSWVATIYLLVMAGCILICGKVADVVGFKKIFLAGFAIFTIGSFACGFFPGLLDSYPSLLIGRVLQAIGGAMLMAIAPAMITTFVPLNQKGKAMGILMTIAALGTALGPVLGGFLTQYLSWEWIFYINVPVGIIAIALGFKAIPVQDKSTATLKTFDKYGAVLIFLGLATLLYAFSEGLSLGWTSPVILGCFAVAAVTLVGFVIRQLRYAEPLLDLRLFKNPNFFLTNLAFVLVIASFAGINYLMPFFLQYVRDFSVSDAGLVLTSLSIGMMVTGILSGILFNKFGGKILCIVGALLLLTGYFQLWHMDSLTSTGYIIGALFVVGLGLGMMMSPLTNMILSSVAKGKQGMVSSLTGLEQFAPMTIGIAVYNLILVWGITTIAAAENITETTPINIQMDLLAHGFDVAFLASFILAVFVLILSLVIRQKTHPDHQGSTELEHAGGII from the coding sequence ATGTCAAAATCCACGGCTAATACCGCGGCAACATGTGGCGTAGGGCTTTTGATCTTCGTGGTCGCCCTTGCAGCATTCATGTCCGCCCTTGACGGAACCATCGTCAACATCGCAATTCCCACCATTTCAGAGATCTTCAATCTCTCCGCATCCTCGGTCAGCTGGGTTGCAACCATCTATCTGCTGGTGATGGCAGGCTGTATTCTCATCTGCGGAAAAGTTGCGGATGTAGTTGGGTTCAAGAAGATTTTTCTTGCAGGTTTTGCAATATTCACCATAGGCTCCTTTGCCTGCGGATTTTTCCCCGGACTTCTGGACTCCTACCCTTCGCTTCTGATAGGCCGTGTCTTACAGGCAATTGGCGGTGCAATGCTGATGGCGATTGCTCCGGCAATGATAACCACGTTTGTTCCTCTGAACCAGAAAGGAAAAGCGATGGGAATTCTGATGACCATTGCTGCTCTCGGCACTGCTCTTGGTCCGGTTCTCGGAGGATTTTTGACCCAGTACCTCTCCTGGGAATGGATCTTTTACATCAACGTGCCTGTGGGCATCATTGCTATTGCTCTTGGATTCAAAGCGATTCCTGTGCAGGATAAGAGCACGGCAACGCTCAAGACGTTTGATAAATACGGCGCTGTACTCATCTTCCTTGGCCTTGCAACGCTGCTCTACGCTTTCTCTGAAGGTCTGTCCCTTGGCTGGACCAGTCCGGTGATTCTCGGTTGCTTTGCAGTTGCCGCAGTTACGCTTGTCGGGTTTGTTATCCGCCAGCTCAGGTATGCTGAGCCGCTGCTTGATCTGAGGCTGTTCAAAAACCCGAACTTTTTCTTAACCAATCTGGCATTTGTCCTTGTGATTGCAAGCTTTGCCGGAATTAACTATCTGATGCCGTTTTTTCTGCAGTATGTCCGCGACTTCAGCGTCTCTGATGCAGGACTTGTGCTGACTTCGCTTTCGATTGGTATGATGGTCACCGGCATTCTTTCAGGGATACTTTTCAACAAATTCGGCGGAAAAATCCTCTGTATTGTTGGTGCCCTGCTGCTGCTTACCGGCTACTTCCAGCTCTGGCACATGGACTCGCTGACCAGCACCGGCTATATTATCGGCGCACTCTTTGTTGTGGGTCTTGGTCTCGGCATGATGATGTCGCCGTTGACCAATATGATTCTCTCTTCTGTTGCTAAAGGCAAACAGGGTATGGTCTCGAGCCTCACGGGTCTTGAGCAGTTTGCTCCGATGACGATCGGTATTGCTGTCTACAACCTTATTCTGGTCTGGGGCATCACGACGATTGCGGCCGCGGAAAATATTACGGAGACAACGCCGATCAATATCCAGATGGATCTGCTTGCCCATGGGTTTGATGTGGCGTTCCTTGCATCCTTTATCCTCGCGGTCTTTGTGCTAATACTTTCTCTTGTTATCCGTCAGAAGACGCACCCTGATCATCAGGGCAGCACAGAACTTGAGCATGCGGGCGGGATTATCTAA
- a CDS encoding DHA2 family efflux MFS transporter permease subunit, translating into MQNEHPTGFALTLLLISASLATFMSALDGTIVNIALPTIAESFDLSSSSVAWVSTIYLLVMAGFLLIIGKISDVIGFKKIFLAGFILFTIGSFTCGFLPDFTGQFSTLLGSRALQAVGGAMMTVIAPAMLSYYMPGDRKAKGMSLVILFASVGMALGPTLGGYLTEYLSWHWIFFINVPIGIFAVILGYFAIPGSAGNKSSLKGFDTLGAVLVFVGLASLLFAFSEGFSLGWTSATILVSLALAVIGIGGFLWRELHYKNPLLDLSLFRSRSFIILNLLVVLLFFTFAGVNYLLPFYLQHVHNYSTSFSGLIITAMSVGMMVSGVLAGLIYAKLVGKIRYLVMAGVALLVIGFLLLTDLNATTDLGQIVLSLALIGFGLGLTTTSLTTLIMNAAPQSKQGMVSSITGLERFAPMTIGVAVYNIIFVYGIISAVQNSGITEMPPASIAADILSYGFDLAFIVSVGLSILLFILCIFIREERAVEE; encoded by the coding sequence ATGCAGAATGAACATCCAACCGGTTTCGCTTTAACACTCCTCCTCATATCAGCATCGCTCGCAACCTTCATGTCCGCACTTGACGGTACCATCGTCAATATTGCCCTCCCGACCATCGCCGAATCATTCGACCTCAGCTCCTCCTCGGTCGCCTGGGTCTCCACTATCTATCTGCTGGTCATGGCAGGATTCCTTCTCATCATAGGAAAAATATCCGATGTCATAGGATTCAAAAAAATATTTCTCGCAGGATTCATCCTCTTCACCATAGGATCATTCACTTGCGGATTTTTACCGGATTTCACCGGACAGTTCTCCACTCTTCTCGGTTCTCGTGCCCTTCAGGCAGTTGGCGGCGCAATGATGACCGTCATTGCCCCTGCTATGCTCTCCTACTATATGCCGGGCGACAGAAAAGCAAAAGGCATGTCCCTTGTCATCCTGTTCGCCTCTGTCGGTATGGCTCTCGGCCCGACGCTCGGCGGATACCTCACCGAATACCTCTCCTGGCACTGGATCTTTTTCATCAACGTACCGATTGGAATTTTTGCCGTGATTCTTGGCTACTTCGCAATCCCAGGCTCTGCTGGCAACAAATCATCGCTGAAAGGCTTTGACACTCTCGGTGCAGTCCTCGTTTTCGTCGGACTTGCCTCACTGCTCTTTGCCTTCTCCGAAGGTTTCAGCCTTGGCTGGACCTCTGCCACGATCCTGGTATCCTTAGCCCTTGCCGTTATCGGAATTGGCGGATTCCTCTGGCGCGAGCTGCACTACAAGAATCCCCTTCTTGACCTCAGCCTGTTCAGGAGCAGATCCTTTATCATACTCAACCTGCTCGTCGTTCTGTTGTTCTTCACATTTGCAGGAGTAAACTATCTCCTCCCCTTCTATCTCCAGCATGTTCACAACTACAGCACTTCGTTCTCCGGTCTCATCATTACTGCAATGTCGGTGGGCATGATGGTCAGCGGAGTTCTCGCAGGTCTCATCTATGCAAAGCTTGTCGGTAAAATCCGTTATCTTGTCATGGCAGGTGTTGCACTGCTGGTGATCGGTTTCCTCCTTCTCACGGATCTGAATGCGACAACCGATCTCGGCCAGATTGTTCTGTCCCTTGCCCTGATTGGTTTTGGCCTTGGTCTTACCACAACGTCCCTTACCACGCTCATCATGAACGCAGCCCCCCAGTCAAAGCAGGGCATGGTCTCCAGCATCACGGGTCTTGAACGGTTTGCTCCAATGACGATCGGTGTTGCGGTCTATAACATCATCTTCGTCTACGGCATTATCTCTGCAGTCCAGAACTCAGGCATCACCGAAATGCCGCCGGCATCAATCGCTGCTGATATTCTCAGCTATGGATTTGATCTGGCGTTCATTGTATCGGTAGGACTTTCCATTCTTCTCTTCATTCTCTGCATCTTCATCCGTGAAGAGCGGGCAGTGGAAGAATAA
- a CDS encoding replication factor C large subunit, with protein MDWAERYRPEHLADILGNNAAVKQISDWARNWTPSSRPLLITGKPGIGKTSAALALARDMDWEVLELNASDARTKSVIERVAGNSAATTSLFGASRKLIIIDEADNLEGNADRGGARAIADILKEARQPIILIANDAYGVSDSIRKLCDAVPFRSITSSTMEKRMREICTMEKISCGTDALSAIAESASGDMRSAVNMLFGASTGKTAITAEDVNTSQKDERASIFDLVAGVYSGAPDAKLQKLSRECEEKPDTVMQWVEESASAVADAGRRARAYAALSRADIYLGRTMIRQYYTLWRYATAMTTSGVAKEFDGAGFRPRIMPPSRWRRMGTAKKQKTVRRTLAAKLGEGYSIPDAQIQRVYLDLLSRFAAASPLEFCERHDLDDDQLTILLHDKTEATAVFKEAQKLAKEREMKMKKISAAKRAAARKEEEEREAELEKFRAENPPVQQVVPEVVPEPVVEEKKKAPSQATLDFF; from the coding sequence ATGGACTGGGCAGAACGATACCGGCCCGAGCATCTCGCAGACATTCTCGGAAACAACGCCGCAGTCAAACAGATATCAGACTGGGCGCGAAACTGGACGCCAAGCTCCCGCCCTCTTCTGATCACCGGAAAACCCGGCATCGGAAAAACCTCCGCAGCCTTAGCCCTCGCCCGCGACATGGACTGGGAGGTTCTGGAGCTGAACGCAAGTGATGCCAGAACCAAATCAGTGATCGAGCGGGTTGCCGGAAACTCTGCTGCGACCACCAGCCTCTTTGGCGCGAGCCGAAAACTGATCATCATCGACGAAGCTGACAACCTCGAAGGAAATGCTGACCGTGGGGGTGCACGCGCGATCGCTGATATTTTGAAAGAAGCCCGCCAGCCGATCATATTGATCGCAAACGATGCATATGGAGTTTCGGATTCGATTCGCAAGCTCTGTGATGCTGTGCCTTTCCGTTCCATCACTTCGTCCACGATGGAGAAGCGGATGCGTGAGATCTGCACAATGGAAAAGATCTCCTGCGGTACAGACGCACTTTCCGCGATCGCGGAGAGTGCATCAGGCGACATGCGGTCTGCGGTCAATATGCTGTTCGGCGCATCAACCGGCAAAACCGCCATCACTGCTGAGGATGTAAACACCTCGCAGAAGGATGAACGCGCAAGCATTTTTGATCTGGTCGCAGGAGTCTATTCTGGTGCTCCTGATGCAAAACTTCAGAAGCTCTCGCGCGAGTGTGAGGAGAAACCCGACACCGTTATGCAGTGGGTTGAGGAGTCTGCGTCCGCGGTCGCTGATGCCGGCAGGCGAGCAAGAGCGTATGCCGCACTCTCCCGTGCAGACATCTATCTTGGGCGGACGATGATCCGCCAGTACTACACGCTCTGGCGGTACGCAACTGCGATGACAACCTCAGGGGTTGCCAAAGAGTTTGACGGCGCAGGGTTCCGGCCCAGAATTATGCCGCCGTCACGCTGGCGGAGAATGGGCACGGCAAAAAAGCAGAAGACGGTTCGACGAACCCTTGCCGCAAAACTCGGCGAAGGCTACAGTATTCCTGATGCACAGATTCAGCGCGTTTACTTGGACCTTCTCTCGCGGTTTGCCGCAGCATCCCCGCTGGAGTTCTGCGAACGCCATGATCTTGATGATGACCAGCTGACGATTCTGCTCCATGACAAAACTGAAGCCACAGCCGTGTTTAAGGAAGCGCAGAAACTTGCAAAGGAGCGGGAGATGAAGATGAAAAAGATCTCTGCGGCAAAACGTGCGGCTGCGCGAAAAGAGGAGGAGGAGCGCGAAGCAGAACTGGAAAAGTTCAGAGCGGAAAATCCTCCGGTGCAGCAGGTTGTTCCAGAAGTTGTACCTGAGCCGGTAGTTGAAGAAAAAAAGAAGGCTCCGTCTCAGGCAACGCTGGACTTCTTCTGA
- the mobA gene encoding molybdenum cofactor guanylyltransferase: protein MTEVRRSAMILAGGEAKRVNGREKYFFFYKGCSFISRLVMTFTGIADEILIVAKSEEQAKQFDGLPVRCTWDKLRGLGPIGGISSGIEEVKGEFVFIAACDMPTIHRSIVTYLFDHIGEYDAIIPEWENTDIEPLHAVYRVSALRQYLAHHESLSLRDMVNSLHTLRVSSEELRRFDPNLETFQNINTLDELHALGPDAAYEEKHPERESCEKRE, encoded by the coding sequence ATGACTGAGGTGCGGCGCTCGGCGATGATTCTTGCCGGCGGCGAGGCAAAAAGGGTGAACGGACGCGAGAAGTATTTTTTCTTTTACAAGGGATGTTCGTTTATTTCGCGGCTGGTGATGACGTTTACGGGAATTGCGGATGAGATTTTGATTGTTGCCAAGAGTGAGGAGCAGGCAAAGCAGTTCGACGGGCTGCCGGTTCGATGCACTTGGGATAAGCTGCGGGGTCTTGGACCGATCGGGGGAATTTCGTCAGGAATTGAAGAGGTCAAAGGAGAGTTTGTGTTTATTGCGGCATGCGATATGCCAACGATTCACCGCTCGATTGTGACGTATCTGTTTGATCATATCGGCGAGTACGATGCGATCATTCCTGAGTGGGAGAACACGGATATCGAACCTCTGCATGCAGTCTACCGCGTTTCTGCACTGCGGCAGTATCTGGCACATCATGAGTCGCTGTCGCTTCGCGATATGGTGAATTCGCTGCATACGCTGCGGGTGAGTTCAGAAGAGCTGCGCAGGTTTGATCCAAATCTGGAGACGTTCCAAAATATCAATACACTTGATGAGCTGCATGCACTCGGTCCTGATGCTGCGTACGAGGAGAAGCATCCGGAACGCGAATCATGTGAAAAACGCGAATAA